From the genome of Gracilinanus agilis isolate LMUSP501 chromosome 2, AgileGrace, whole genome shotgun sequence, one region includes:
- the GCNT3 gene encoding beta-1,3-galactosyl-O-glycosyl-glycoprotein beta-1,6-N-acetylglucosaminyltransferase 3 produces the protein MNLKKVWFCQKQYLWAFGSLMLLATAVLKLSDNWECDLSDLGVESLDLWKEHCKDELYQSLKLSPINSINCSLITRGDPDALAQAALKKLENKAKRVPLTETQYLNMTQDCAHFRTSRRFFQFPLSKEEEEYPIAYSMVIHEKIENFERLLRAVYAPQNIYCIHVDKKSPETFKEAVRAITSCLPNVFVAKNLVQVVYASWSRVQADMNCMEELLKSSVPWRYLVNTCGTDFPIKTNAEMVRALKVLNGKNSMESEIPTDYKKARWKYHYEVKNMIFQTRKIKTPPPHGLPMFTGNAYIVASRDFIQHLFTNPDAQKLIEWVKDTYSPDEHLWATLHRMPSMPGSVPHHEKYHTSDLNAIARFVKWQGMDGDISNGAPYPRCTGTYQRGVCVFGAGDLRFMLQSHHLLANKFDPKIDDNALQCLEEYLRYKAIYGREL, from the coding sequence ATGAATTTGAAGAAAGTATGGTTCTGCCAGAAACAGTATCTGTGGGCTTTCGGAAGTCTCATGCTCCTGGCCACAGCTGTTCTGAAACTGTCCGACAATTGGGAATGTGACCTCAGTGACTTGGGGGTGGAATCCCTGGACTTGTGGAAGGAACACTGCAAGGATGAGCTCTATCAGTCCCTGAAGCTGTCACCCATCAACTCCATCAACTGCTCTCTGATCACCAGAGGGGACCCTGATGCCCTGGCTCAGGCAGCCTTGAAGAAGCTGGAGAACAAGGCAAAAAGGGTACCTTTGACGGAGACCCAATATCTCAACATGACTCAGGACTGTGCTCACTTCAGGACCAGTCGGAGGTTCTTTCAGTTTCCATTgagcaaggaggaggaggaataccCCATTGCGTACTCAATGGTGATTCATGAGAAGATTGAAAACTTTGAGAGGCTTCTGAGGGCTGTGTATGCTCCTCAGAACATCTACTGTATCCACGTGGATAAGAAGTCTCCGGAAACCTTCAAGGAGGCAGTCAGAGCCATTACTTCATGTCTCCCAAATGTCTTTGTGGCCAAAAACCTGGTCCAAGTGGTATATGCATCCTGGTCCAGAGTACAAGCTGATATGAATTGCATGGAGGAATTGCTCAAGAGTTCTGTGCCCTGGAGATATCTTGTGAATACCTGTGGCACTGATTTTCCCATAAAGACAAATGCTGAGATGGTGAGGGCTCTTAAGGTGTTGAATGGGAAGAACAGTATGGAATCAGAGATACCCACCGACTACAAAAAAGCCCGCTGGAAATATCACTATGAGGTCAAGAACATGATATTCCAGACCAGAAAGATAAAGACCCCTCCGCCCCACGGCTTGCCCATGTTCACAGGGAATGCCTATATTGTGGCTTCCCGAGACTTTATCCAACACCTCTTTACGAACCCAGATGCTCAAAAGCTGATTGAGTGGGTGAAGGATACCTATAGCCCCGACGAACATCTCTGGGCCACTCTCCATAGGATGCCCTCGATGCCTGGCTCTGTACCCCATCATGAAAAGTACCACACCTCTGACCTGAATGCCATTGCCCGCTTTGTGAAGTGGCAAGGCATGGATGGGGATATCAGCAATGGGGCCCCCTATCCCCGCTGCACCGGGACCTACCAGCGGGGCGTCTGTGTGTTTGGGGCTGGAGATCTGCGCTTTATGCTGCAAAGTCACCATCTGCTGGCCAACAAGTTTGACCCGAAGATAGATGACAATGCACTCCAATGCTTGGAGGAATATCTGCGGTACAAAGCCATTTATGGGAGGGAACTCTGA
- the GTF2A2 gene encoding transcription initiation factor IIA subunit 2, giving the protein MAYQLYRNTTLGNSLQESLDELIQSQQITPQLALQVLLQFDKAINSALAQRVRNRVNFRGSLNTYRFCDNVWTFVLNDVEFREVTELIKVDKVKIVACDGKNTGSNTAE; this is encoded by the exons ATGGCATATCAGTTATATAGAAATACCACTTTGGGAAATAGCCTTCAGGAAAGCCTAGATGAGCTTATACAG TCTCAACAGATCACCCCCCAGCTTGCCCTTCAAGTCCTACTTCAGTTTGACAAGGCTATAAATTCAGCATTGGCTCAGCGAGTCAGGAACAGAGTCAATTTCAGG ggCTCTCTAAATACGTACAGATTCTGCGATAATGTATGGACTTTTGTATTGAATGATGTTGAATTCAGAGAGGTGACAGAGCTTATTAAAGTGGATAAAGTGAAAATTGTCGCCTGTGATGGTAAAA ACACTGGCTCCAATACTGcagaatga